The genomic region ACGACAATTACGACGGCGACGTAATCAATCCGGAACGACACAGGGGGATATACATACGAAGATAAATCACGCCTGCTGGGCGACCATTCAACCGTGCGCTCCCCTTTTCGCAGCTCCTCTTACTGTATGCATAATCGTTGAAGAATGatacataaaaagaataagaataaaatctttttggaatataaaaaaagctcGGGCGAACATTACGATTAAGAAATAGATCGCGTTGAAAATGCGTTGTCAGAATATtagatctttaatttttatttttattatttggagTATTAATTAccataatcttttttatacacgACAGGGAGTTTTTGCGAAAAAAGCGAaactttatcaattatatcgaaattctaaaaataacgtATTAACTTAATACAgatcaattttatatgaaagccGTAATATAGTTAGCGGTATATGACAGCAGTttgttataatgtaattaatatatcatcagCACTCTTGGTGAAAATCAATTATCACAATACGTgcataaacatatgtatataggaaTACCGATATGTCACACACAGCTACACGCCTTGAATGTCCCGAATTCATTGCATTTGGATCGGATAGATTGATATAGTACTTGAAGAACATCGACGCGCACGTTTTACCTTggcataaatttacaatttgtaagatatacatatacgcgcTCATTCATGGATAAATGTCATCTCTAGTGTACAAGGAAACTTTACGATTCGATAGAAGTAAATGCCTCGATCTCTCTTTCCTCATGTAACGGATATTTGACAcgtcgaaataattttattacatattctagATTCTAGATTAAACCTGTTTTTTCGCTTTCATATCACCGCAAGCTGCAAAAAACATCACATGTTGTGGAATATTAATTGCGACCTactatctttctttttgtgAACTGAACTTgccatttatattaatctctgTCCACGGGAGAATTTTTCCAATatgatatctaataataaagacGCTTGGCAGCGACGTATTCTCGTCAAAGGACGAGTGGGAAGTCTCGTTAGATATTTcactaattttataattcttgtaaTTGGATTCTCATTTCACCTGAACGTACTTGGAGTAACATTCGACAAGTCTTTTCGTACGCTTTGAAATGTACTAGGAATACATTTGCATATGATGAGAAGAGAAAGTAAGGCTTATACGAAAGTCCACATACATATTCGGGATATTTGATAGGTAATTTACTTCAGTAGCATGTTTGAACACCATCAGGTCaaggtatataaatatggTACAATGATTTCATTGTCACGCGTTAAGAATCGATGTGACGATATCACATCCGCATGGGTTGCCTTTGATGTCCGCACGCGCGTGCAGGTGCGATCGTCTTCCTGTCCGATTACACGTGGCTGATTGCTGATTCGCACGCGTGACGACCTCGCTCAGTCAACCGAGGTTGTCATagtgtttttatataagtgtattaatatgattaattatataattaatatcttataaaattattataatattatagaataataattacatataattaatataaaaacaaatatttcaaatatgattaattatttattttattcttacaatGAAGATTGCAAATATGTAActgtaattctatatatatagagtgcgaaattctaataattaatattacttgcAATATtccgtttttaattttaattacttaatagtaaaataaaaatatatctgctaattatatttgaaattttgtaatttatcgaAATAGCTTTATATTAACGAGAAGTATTCATTCTTCGCTCTATTATgtgtttattcataaatatttaaaaataactctaTTATCtgcacataattttttctttggcATCTCAAGCGCACGCAGAATGGACGCATCGCGATGGAAATAGGTGATCAGTCAGCATAGTAGACGACCCCAGGTCGTCCTGATTGATCGACACACCCGCACATCGTTTCCGAGTAAGACTGACCCGGTTGCTCGTTCCCGATGGCCACGATGGCGTCGACGGAAAAGATGGACATAGAAAAGGACTTGCCGAAGAAGAAGTTCATCAACACAAATCTGATATCACTCAAATGTCTTCTGTTCGTCTTTTTTGGAGGTAAGTATCGATCAACATCGCAAAAACAATCATTTTAGTTCGATCAATTCGGACGACTTCTAACGATCCACAATTATTCTTCTTCAGGCATCGGCTGTCTCTTTCCATTTCTTCCACTTCACATGACGAAGGTGGGACTGAGCATCGAAAATGTCAGGTTCGTGTCGATGATCTCGCCGGCAGTGGCGATACTGGGACCGTTGATAGCGGGACCGATCGCCGACAAACTTGCCGGCCATCAGAGCAACAATGACAAATCGTCGACGGGTCGTTACCTTCGTGTAATGATCGCCGTCGCCTGCATCTTCTCGGCACttttttattcactattattgCTAGTACCCTCCGTGGATCGTACTCTGTCATCAGCCGGGAAGGGTCCAGGTCTCAAGTTCAATTGCGATCGGCGGGGAGCGATGGTGCGAAGTTAAATGATTAAACTGATAGATAAAGAGTAAAGAATATTGAGAGAAAACGATATACATCTGGAGAATATTTTAACTGTATACgtagaattaaaaatgtgatgacaatatattttataatcaaaatattcttattctctttcactctaacaataagtataaataatatcaaattgtaATAAACGTAACCACATTCTCTAGGTGCGGCAAGAAAGATGCGAAGACCGTTTCGGTTGTCATCGTTGGACCGATGACGAAAGCGGGGTGGGCATCATGCTGCTGAAAGACTGCAACTACGTTTGCTACCCAATCGGCTGGCGACGATGGCGTTCAGAACTCGCTGCTGACACAACGACCTTCCAAAGCGCCGTCGACCCTGAAGCTGATTTCTTCGACGGCAGCGGCGAGACCACAGTCGCACCACTATACAGTGAACTCTATGCGTCGGTAAGGCCATGGTTACAATAAAGTATCTCCTACTGTTTGTGTTACAAGATAAATGCGatgcgataaaatataaattagaattataaattatgacatttatatataatgtcatatataatttatatttctaatatataatttataatctcccttttatatatatataaattataaaaagtctaaataaataaaagtataaatagaaCTTTTAATCCTTTAACTGAAAATATCGTTTACATGCATCCAGAAAGGAgcgaaatattctctttttctcgcagtaaaaataaaattttaaaacagatAATTGTAATCAgcgtgtatgtataattatatacattataattttcacagGAAGATCGCGAAGAGACGAAAAAAACTCGTCGTTATGTCATGGCCGAGAACGAGCCACCACATCTATGCTATAAAGATGAAGATGACAATATCATGTGTCACGTTTATACAGAATATTCCGGTGTTTTGCCAGTAAACGGTAGTCTTGGACAGGCATTGAATCCTGAAAATGAAGAGGAATGGTGCGCATATCCTATGACTGAGTATTTTGCCTGTCGAATACCGCCCGAGTTAGAAATCAGAATGGCTGAATTTAATCAGAGTTGCTCCATTGAATGCGATCTCGTCGATCCGTATACTCTTCCAGGTAATAACTTAGGTGCAATTACTTAGAAATTTAGTtctatcttgaattttgacgACTCTATTTTCCACGCTGACAGCAAcgagaaatagaaaatttttcttttgtaccggcgataatataaatttcagacAGCGTGTTGGCGGACAGCCAGTGTCAACGTACTGGAGATTGGGCGGAAGCGGCGTTTTGGATGTATCTATTCGTACGTTCGATCGCAGATATCTTCCCGACGACTGCCGTGGCTCTAATCGACGCGGCGGTGGTGATCGCGACGAGGGAGACGTCATGCGGTCGCGGCGACGTGGGACGTCAATTGGCCTTTGGCTCTCTCGGTTTCGCTCTATTAGGACCGCTAACCGGCTATCTGAGTACTTTAACGAACGATATCGGACCGGCCTATTGGCTACCGCTCGTTTTGCACGCTGTGCTCATGATCCTTACGGCTGTCATCGCCCTGTCAGCGAACGGCATGCCGCTCAGTCCACCCGAATGGTGGTGGCACACGAGAAGCGGCATGCTGGCGCTACCAATGAGTGCTATCAAGAGGTATGGCAGCGAGACCGCTGCCTTGGTCTTTATCCTATTAGTTATGGGGACCTTCTGGAGCGCGATGGACAGCTACTTGCCTTTGTAAGATTTCAATgagataaataagataaaatcatcagataaaataatttaatcgtttGTTAAGCCGCGATTAGaacattaaacattatttcttttcttcgtcGCATAGGCATCTGCAAAAACTAGGGGGCGATGAACTTTCCATTGGTGTCGCTATGACTGTAGGAGCAGTTCCAGCGTTCCTGTTTCTCTGGAAATCGGAACATCTTGTGGATTATTGTGGACATAGTAATCTTCTCATCACTGCCTTTACGGTGTACATAATCAGGTAGGTAAGTTTTTCTAATCtgataataattgcaaatctAGAAGAAAAATCTCTTCTTATTGagttttcacatttatttgaaaaatttaatacaattgatcaataataatataataataggttCACCGTATTGAGCCTCGTGTCAGAGCCTTGGTGGTCTCTAATCACGGAGGCTCTAGAAGTATTCACCTTAGGAATAATGTGGGTTACTGCCATTCTCTACCTGAGACATTTGGTACCGCGTCATTTAACTGTGACTGCCCAAGCGTTACCTGTGATAGCTCACTTTTGCGTCGGTATGCCTCGCCGTTTATAACGATATACGTTTAAACAATCAATAAGTATGAAGAATTATATTGACTGTTCTATTCAATGCGCAGGCCGGTGCCTCGGAGCCGTCGTCGGtgcttatattaattttggtgACGAGGATATCGTAGAATCGCTGAGATTTGTGTATCGTTGTATGGCGATAGCGGCAGCCGTCGTTGCCGGTCTGTATTTCGTCTTATATCATGGTCTACTGAAACCGAGATGTCATGCACACACTATTCAAGGTCCTCGTCAACCTCCCACGATTGTACAAGGTAAGCGGTATTCTATTATACACATGTAATGTACAATTAAGTTTATCATACTTTTCTAACATATGCATCGTAATTTTAACTTTGCAAGCTGCCATAAAAGACTACGAATTGAGTAAGTGATCAAACATAATCGAGATTTTCGACTTTGTATTGTtcgaaatatgtacatatcttATATGTCTGtgtctaataatatttctttttctaaacgcggaaattttcaaaactgtCTTCTCCGATTTTAACGATTCGTCACGATCGGAAAAAAGATCAGTTATGCACATTTCCGTGGAATGTTCCTCTTTGTCTGCATGGATCATGAAGATGTCTGTCAGTTATTTCCGCGAATTCGtgttatatttctaattttcatcgtttccataatttttttaaataattttccaaatacaGCAATGAACGGAAATGGGAATTACATGCCGCTAAGGGTGTATCATAACGGAATGGGCAAAAAAGGTCAATTTCGATACTGAGAAGTGATCTATGAGGACGAATGAAGAATTTTAGGAATGACGCTGCAACGCATAAACTTCAAGAGATACAAATTGCCGATGACGTGCTCATGTGTATTTTTGTTGCATTGcgcatttaattcattaatttgtaaaatctaAACCAACTACATTATCATTCTTTTGTTTTtagtaatgttattatttatatgagaaccattatatgtattataaagatCATTACTTGCTCAAGTACTTTCTATGAGCTATATCATcagtttttacatttctaattataaaagtgtaagtagccatgacaaatatataaacttatttgcgtatcgcaataataaaaagaaaaatagaatttctttttatgtgtaaacgtccaaaaaaaaatacatgtgaCTATAATACttctttagttttttatactgtaaattcattttttatacaatcgcTATGTTCATAAAACTATCAAGATATGAATAGACGGAAAACTTTCTATGAAAAACCATTACAGCGAGATTTACAAGCATCTTTACATGTAACATAAattgaatagatattaatatactacAAATAAAACGTCTACTTGACCAATGT from Anoplolepis gracilipes chromosome 6, ASM4749672v1, whole genome shotgun sequence harbors:
- the LOC140667147 gene encoding uncharacterized protein isoform X1, with the translated sequence MATMASTEKMDIEKDLPKKKFINTNLISLKCLLFVFFGGIGCLFPFLPLHMTKVGLSIENVRFVSMISPAVAILGPLIAGPIADKLAGHQSNNDKSSTGRYLRVMIAVACIFSALFYSLLLLVPSVDRTLSSAGKGPGLKFNCDRRGAMVRQERCEDRFGCHRWTDDESGVGIMLLKDCNYVCYPIGWRRWRSELAADTTTFQSAVDPEADFFDGSGETTVAPLYSELYASEDREETKKTRRYVMAENEPPHLCYKDEDDNIMCHVYTEYSGVLPVNGSLGQALNPENEEEWCAYPMTEYFACRIPPELEIRMAEFNQSCSIECDLVDPYTLPDSVLADSQCQRTGDWAEAAFWMYLFVRSIADIFPTTAVALIDAAVVIATRETSCGRGDVGRQLAFGSLGFALLGPLTGYLSTLTNDIGPAYWLPLVLHAVLMILTAVIALSANGMPLSPPEWWWHTRSGMLALPMSAIKRYGSETAALVFILLVMGTFWSAMDSYLPLHLQKLGGDELSIGVAMTVGAVPAFLFLWKSEHLVDYCGHSNLLITAFTVYIIRFTVLSLVSEPWWSLITEALEVFTLGIMWVTAILYLRHLVPRHLTVTAQALPVIAHFCVGRCLGAVVGAYINFGDEDIVESLRFVYRCMAIAAAVVAGLYFVLYHGLLKPRCHAHTIQGPRQPPTIVQAAIKDYELTMNGNGNYMPLRVYHNGMGKKGQFRY
- the LOC140667147 gene encoding uncharacterized protein isoform X2 — encoded protein: MATMASTEKMDIEKDLPKKKFINTNLISLKCLLFVFFGGIGCLFPFLPLHMTKVGLSIENVRFVSMISPAVAILGPLIAGPIADKLAGHQSNNDKSSTGRYLRVMIAVACIFSALFYSLLLLVPSVDRTLSSAGKGPGLKFNCDRRGAMVRQERCEDRFGCHRWTDDESGVGIMLLKDCNYVCYPIGWRRWRSELAADTTTFQSAVDPEADFFDGSGETTVAPLYSELYASEDREETKKTRRYVMAENEPPHLCYKDEDDNIMCHVYTEYSGVLPVNGSLGQALNPENEEEWCAYPMTEYFACRIPPELEIRMAEFNQSCSIECDLVDPYTLPDSVLADSQCQRTGDWAEAAFWMYLFVRSIADIFPTTAVALIDAAVVIATRETSCGRGDVGRQLAFGSLGFALLGPLTGYLSTLTNDIGPAYWLPLVLHAVLMILTAVIALSANGMPLSPPEWWWHTRSGMLALPMSAIKRYGSETAALVFILLVMGTFWSAMDSYLPLHLQKLGGDELSIGVAMTVGAVPAFLFLWKSEHLVDYCGHSNLLITAFTVYIIRFTVLSLVSEPWWSLITEALEVFTLGIMWVTAILYLRHLVPRHLTVTAQALPVIAHFCVGRCLGAVVGAYINFGDEDIVESLRFVYRCMAIAAAVVAGLYFVLYHGLLKPRCHAHTIQGPRQPPTIVQAMNGNGNYMPLRVYHNGMGKKGQFRY